The Anolis carolinensis isolate JA03-04 chromosome 2, rAnoCar3.1.pri, whole genome shotgun sequence genome has a window encoding:
- the shld3 gene encoding shieldin complex subunit 3 yields the protein MDVVLHYRPWQRDPALLQKIAEEALKEFPIRQLPSFIPWFPSDLCNLPLKPKTKPPVISVEEAEQLKQHHALLETVCGSLYYDCTEELKEFHPDTKAVQYLQTEQGKIKSSSLGKQSTSDKQTFRRSWSVSLTNSELKDKILPLSIELQKTLQKLKLHVFYRAQWIIEPSILNNQTLEDVWTKLIRMIKHDELPSCNATVQRSKGQILIFCDILYCEYIASNLREKLNLSGKMNLYVHKYGIIHSLEL from the coding sequence ATGGATGTGGTTCTACACTATCGACCATGGCAAAGGGACCCGGCACTATTGcaaaaaattgcagaagaggcaCTGAAAGAATTTCCCATCCGGCAGCTGCCAAGCTTCATACCCTGGTTTCCAAGTGACTTATGCAATCTCCCCCTCAAGCCTAAAACAAAACCTCCAGTTATCTCGGTTGAAGAGGCAGAACAACTGAAACAGCATCATGCATTGCTAGAAACTGTTTGTGGCTCCCTATATTATGACTGTACAGAAGAGCTTAAGGAATTTCATCCTGATACGAAAGCTGTGCAGTATTTACAAACTGAACAAGGAAAAATTAAATCGAGCAGTTTGGGAAAGCAATCGACAAGTGACAAACAGACCTTCAGGAGATCTTGGAGTGTGTCTCTTACAAATTCTGAGCTCAAAGACAAAATTCTTCCTTTATCCATAGAGCTACAGAAAACTTTACAAAAACTAAAACTACATGTCTTCTATAGAGCACAATGGATAATTGAACCTTCCATTTTAAACAATCAGACACTTGAAGATGTTTGGACAAAGCTTATCAGAATGATCAAACACGATGAACTGCCATCTTGCAATGCTACAGTCCAGAGATCTAAGGGCCAGATTTTGATTTTCTGTGACATACTTTACTGTGAATACATTGCCAGTAACCTTAGAGAAAAACTAAATCTTTCAGGAAAAATGAATTTGTATGTTCATAAATATGGAATAATACATAGCTTGGAACTATAG